The window GATTTTTTACCGCATCAACGCGTTGTCCCGCTCCCTCGAACGGGCCTTGCGCTTGGCGAACGTCCCCTATCACATGATCCGCGGGCTCGAGTTCTACCAGCGCAAGGAGATCAAGGACGTGCTGGCCTACTGCCAGCTCGTCAACAACCCCCGCGACGATCAGGCCGTCCTGCGGGTGATCAACTCCCCCCCGCGCGGCATCGGCCGCAAGACAATACAGCTCGTGAGCGAGCACGCGTACGTCCACGGGATTCCGCTCTTGGACGCGGCTCGCGAGGCGGCGCAGATCGAGGGGCTCGCCCCCCGCGGGGCCAAGAGCGTCCTCGCCTTCGTCAAACTCGCCGACAAGCTCGGATCGCTCGCCGCGGCCGACGTCGAGGAGATCCTCGGCACGATCCTGGCCGAGACCGACTACCGCGCCCAGTACCGCGACAGCGAATCGGAAGAGGATCTCAACCGGCTGGCGAACATCGAAGAACTGCTGACCGACGCCCGCCAGTTCGACGAAGCCCAGCCCGGCGGCGGGCAACTCGAGCAGTACCTCGAAAACGCCTGGCTGGTCAACGAAACCGACGCCTGGGACGACCAGCGCGACGCGGTCACCCTGATGACGCTCCACGCCGCCAAGGGACTCGAATTCCCCGTCGTGTTCATGATCGCCGTCGAGCAGGGGCTGCTGCCCCACGAACGCAGCACGAATCAACCCGAGCAGCTTGAGGAGGAACGCCGCCTCGCCTTCGTCGGCATCACCCGCGCCCGCGAGGAACTGCAGCTCAGCTACGCCGTCCACCGCGACTTCCGCGGCCAGCGCCGCCGGACCGTCCCCAGCGAATTCCTGCTCGAGATGCCCCGCGACGAGATGGAGATGCCCAACTTCATCGACGACGTCGGCCTGGATCACGACGAGTTCGGCGCCCACGGCGACGCCTGGGACCATGCCGACGACCACGGCGACGTCTCGTTCGACGTCGAGCAGTTCGCGTCCGGCGCGCCGCCGGTTGCGCCCGCCGCGGGGTCCGCCGGATTGCGCGTCGCCGCCGCCCAGGTGACCACGGCCGCCCGGCTCGCCGGCGCCGCGGAGTCCGCCCCCCCGCGCTGCTCGCCCGAGGACTTCGCCCAGGGGATGACGGTGATCCACCCCGACCACGGCCCGGGCAAAATCACCGCCCTCTCGGGCAGCGGCAAGAACCGCCGCGCCACGGTCCAATTCGCCAAAGCCGGCGAACGCCGTTTCATCCTCGCCCACAGCCCCTTGCGCCCCGCGGGGCGATAGGCCGCCGCCTCGCACAGCACGGGGTGAACGGCATCACCTAACGTGGCTCGACTCCGCTTCGAGGGCAGGCCGCACAGGAAACTGCTCGCCACGCAGGCGTGGCGGTCCGACGCAGTTTCGGCCAGTGCCGAAGTGACGCAGGACACGCCCTCCTTGCAGCTTGGTTTGGGCAAGAAACTGCTCCGTTGTGGCATTTCCGCAGGCGTAGTGCGTGGGCTTCTCATTCGCAGATGAGCACTGCCAGGGCGATACGTACGGCGAGACCGGTCCTTACTCAAATCGAGTCGAACCATGACTGTTGACCGGCCGGCCGCGGTCGAACCGAATCCAACGTGCCATGAGCTGCGCGCGGCTATTGACGCGAAAATGGCGATAAATCGCTTTGACGTACTGGTTGACGGTTTGCGTCTTGAGGTTAAGCCGCTGAGCAATCTGCTTTTCGGCGTTGCCTTCGAGGAGGCCCTCGAGGACTTGTCGGAGCCGCGGCGAGAGCTGCATCGCCGACGGCTCATGGGCGGCGGCCAACTGGCGTCCCACCATCGGCGCCAATTCCCCGTGCAGCGTCGCCAAAAACAGCTTATCCCGACCGGCGAACCTGCGTTCGCCCAGAGAACGCATGATCATCAGGCCGCAGAAGTGGTCCGGGCCGAGGGCAATTCGTTGTAGTGAAAGCAGGATGTGATCGAGTTCCGAGCGACGGACGTAATCGCAAAATTGGACCGAGTTGTACCACTGGTCATCCGTGAACACGTCGTCGCGGCCTACGACAAGCGATCGGGCAATCGGCCCAGGGAACGGCAACAGCGCCGCGGGCGAATTCTGTTGGGATTGAAACTCCATCCACTCGAACATGGCTTGACGCTGGGCGTCGTTTTCCCAGCCCATGTCGACGGTGGATAGGGGAATGAATTGCTGGCGCGCCATGCCGGTCGCTTCGCCGCCAGCGCCCACGCGCGCGCCCAATCGTGCGCAGAGCTGCGTGAGTAGATGGAGCCGCCAAGCGTGCGGATCGGCCCCCAGGTCGCGACACTCGCCGATCAACCGGAACATGGACCGGTAGTCGCTGGCTCGCAGGTGGGCCGTTTCGCTCATGGAAAATAGCCGCGGGAGAAGAGAAGAACGTGCCGGCTTGGGGACACCCCTCGCATTTACGAGTATCGCAAAAGCAGCGACGGAATCAATAATTTCAGGTGCTGTCCCGCATTTTGAAGGGAAAGTTCATGACGTTCCACACCGCTGGAAATACGCTTGCCGGCTTGACGCCTGCATGGTTGCTGCGTTGTCGCTGTTGTCGTGACGGGCGGTTGCAGCGGCGGTCGCCTTGAGTTGGCTGGCCTTCGGCGGCACGCCAACCTTGATCCCGAACCGGGCGGGTTTGCATGAGTGAAATTGTGAACTTACGAAGAATCATTGCCGTCGTCTATCTCTCGATTCTTGTGGCCTCGCTGGCGCATGCGCAGTCGTACGATTTCATTCGTCTCGATGATTCGTCGCTTCTGCCCGACGCGGGGAATGAGCTTGGCTGGAGTACTTCCCAGCCGCCGGCTATCAACGCGTCGGGGGACGTCGCGTTTGCGATGTCTACCCTAGGTAATCGTTGGGCTGTGTTCCGCTCTGATGGAAGCGCGGTCACCACGATTTCCGACACCAACTCATCTCCTTACGTCACTTTCGGACCGACCGTATCCATCAACGATGCGGGGATCGTAGCGATGCCCGCTCGACTCACCGCGGATCTCCTCGTGGTCGCCGGCAGCGGCGGGCCGCTAACTACGATCGCGCAAACTCAAGAGGATGGGACGACGCCGACTACCAACACGCGTGTGTCGATCAACAATGCCGGATTGGTGGCCTACAGTAATGCCTATCGCGACGATCAAGGCGTTCCTAGAACAGGACTTAATGTTGGGAGCGGCGGACCGTTGACAACGGTGGTCGATGAGAGTCACCCGACATATTCCTTTTTTTTTCCTTCGTCACCAATGCTGGATGACGCGGGCCGGGTCCTGTTTTTTTCCAACTATCGGACGGGCGACCCCATTAACCCTACTGCTTCAGGGATTTTCCTGGCCGAAAATGGCTCCGTTACAGAGCTTTCCGAAGGCCCCGGTCGGTTCTCGCTAAACAACGCCGGGCAAATTGCTTACAGCCCGTCAATTGCTCGGCTGCCTGAAGAGATTCTTCTCAAGTCGGCAGGCGGCCTCGGCACTGTGCTCAGCTCGTCACTGGGTATCAATCTAGAATCGGAGCTGTCGCTAAATGACCACGGTCGTGTGGCGTTCGTGGGCGATGATGCTGGAGGAACGCGGCGGCTGTA of the Pirellulales bacterium genome contains:
- a CDS encoding UvrD-helicase domain-containing protein — translated: MDPLLAPLNDAQREAVTHVDGPMLVLAGPGSGKTRVVTHRIAHLLRSGVPASQILALTFTNKAAEEMHQRVERLAPGQRVWVSTFHRFGARLLRQYGDYVGLAPNFTIYDTDDARATLKRVIEAAKIRIAHYTPDRIAGAISAAKNQLITADKYEPRVGSAISHVVAEAYPAYQKRLLASAAVDFDDLLLHVATLLYENADVRAVLDERYRYVLVDEYQDTNRAQYVMLRALSMDYPNLAVTGDPDQSIYGWRGADINNILQFERDYSQVKVVRLEQNYRSTKAVLRVADELIRRNVKRKPKRLFTENDEGRPVRLARYAHQDDEAAGIAVTIARQIAAGRRARDFAIFYRINALSRSLERALRLANVPYHMIRGLEFYQRKEIKDVLAYCQLVNNPRDDQAVLRVINSPPRGIGRKTIQLVSEHAYVHGIPLLDAAREAAQIEGLAPRGAKSVLAFVKLADKLGSLAAADVEEILGTILAETDYRAQYRDSESEEDLNRLANIEELLTDARQFDEAQPGGGQLEQYLENAWLVNETDAWDDQRDAVTLMTLHAAKGLEFPVVFMIAVEQGLLPHERSTNQPEQLEEERRLAFVGITRAREELQLSYAVHRDFRGQRRRTVPSEFLLEMPRDEMEMPNFIDDVGLDHDEFGAHGDAWDHADDHGDVSFDVEQFASGAPPVAPAAGSAGLRVAAAQVTTAARLAGAAESAPPRCSPEDFAQGMTVIHPDHGPGKITALSGSGKNRRATVQFAKAGERRFILAHSPLRPAGR